The sequence AGCCATCCGCACAGCGTCATCCTGACCAAGGAAGCGCCCAACTACAGCCCGCCGGAGTTCCGCTAAACGGGCCGGGCAAGATCAGCAGGTGACAGTCACCTCACAGGTGACTGTCACCTTAATGGGAATGGTCAAGGTGCTGGGCATTGGCAGTGGCTGGCAAATCCTGTTGGGCGCGGCGGCTGTCTTCCTCGCCGGCCTGACCTATGGGCTGACCGGCTTCGGCTTCGCGCTGGTGGCGACGCCGGTCATGGTGATCCTGCTGTCGCCGCGGGTGGCGGTGCCGGCGGTGCTGTTGATGAGCATGGCCAACGGCCTGTTCCTTCTCCTCGCCACTTGGCGCGATGTCCAGCCGCGCCGCATCCTGCTCCTGACGCTGGCCGGCATCGCGGCGACGCCGGCGGGCGCCTATTTCCTGGCCTGGGGTTCCGCCGGCGCGCTGAAATGCTTCATTGGTGCCGTCATCACGCTCTTCGCCCTGGCGTTCCTCCTGGGCTTTCAGCGGCCCCTCCGGCAGGAAGGGCCGGCCTCCATCCCGGTGGGGCTGGTCAGCGGCTTCCTCAACGGCAGTACCGGTATGAGCGGCCCGCCCGTCATCCTCTTTTTCACCAATCAGGGTCTGGAGAAGCAGGCCTTCCGCGCCAATCTGGTGGCCTATTTCATGGCGCTGAACGTGGTGACTCTGCCGCTGTATGTCTATCACGGCCTGATGACGCGCCAGGTCGGCCTGTACGCGCTGGCGGCATTGCCGGCGCTGGCCCTGGGGACGTGGGCCGGCCTGCGCCTGTCCGGGCGGGTGAATCCCCGCGTGTTCCGCCTTATCACGCTTCTGCTGGTGCTGATGGCCGGCGTTTCCTCGGCCCTGAGCGGCCTCGGCATCTTTTAGCCCCGGCGCAGGAGCGGCAGAAAACAGCGCAGACGGGTGGGTTCGGGTGTCGCGGTGGCCGTCGGCGTCGGTGTGTGCGTTGGCGCAGGCGAGGGTGCGGCGCTGGGTACAACGCTTGGGGTGGCGGTTGGCGTGACGGAGGGAGTGGCGGTTACGGTGTAAGTGGATGTCGGGGTCAGCGTTGGGGTGGGCGCCGGCGTGCCCCCCGGCGATGGCGTCTCCCGTTCCACAAAATCATCGGCGCGGTCGGTGTCCCAGCCGGCCGGCTCCCGCTCCAATGAATGGCCGGCTGCTACCAGCGGACAGGGGGTGGCGAACACGCTGGCATCATCCCCGTACGAGAGGGCATCCACCGGCCGGCCCACCGGATCGCGCAGGATGAGCGCGTCGCCGGCGTTGTTCAGCCCATTGCCCAGCTCCGCATCCCCTAATTCAATGAGGAGACCGGCGAAACCGGGATAATCGGCCAGGAAGGCCTGGCGCGAACCCACAATGACCACGAATCCTCCCGACGGCAGGACGAAGGCCGGCAGGGTGTCCGTGTCCTCTCCATCGCTCAGGCGAAAATTCCGCAGGTCGAGGGAGATCGGCAGGGCATTGTACAGCTCCGCCCATTCGCGGTGCGCTTCCGGCGTCCCGGAAGATGGTGCCGGCTGGTAGGCCAGTTCGTTGATGGTCAGCGCGCCGGCCGGCAGCGCGGTGGGCGTCGGGGTGGGAGGCGGCGTAGGCGTCGAGGTGGCGGTACGCGTGGGGCTTGGGGCCGGTTGGGATGTGGCAGTCGCGGTGGGCGTAGCGGTGGGCGTAGGCGGCGGGCTGGTCATATCCAACGCCGCATCGTCGAAATAGGAGTATCCGGAGCCGGCACTCTCCAGGATCGCCTGCACGCGCTTTGCGCCCGCCGGCGCGGTCACCGGCCCCAACGTGAGCGGGCGGTAGTCCGGGGAGTTCGTGCTGAGCGGGCTGGAGGCATCGCGCCGCAGGGAATTTCCGCCGGCATCTTTCCAGTCCAACACCAGGCGCACCGAGGAGACGGCTGGGTCATTTTTCACCGCCCAGGCGGTGAAGGTGTAGCCGGCGCCGGCATAGACACTGTCCACGTACTGCGCAATGGTCCCCCGTACCTTCGCCGCGCCGGCTCCTCCATGTACGGGCGAGGAAACAACCTCAAACGACCCCGCTAGTGACACCCATCCCAATTTTCCCGCTTCAAAATCGGGGTTGGTCAGCAGATTGCCCCGCGCAAAGGCGACGGCAGTGATGCACAGGATGACCAGCAGACACAGGGGCCAGAGGGTGAAGCGTCGAGACATGGTGTCCTCCACAATGGTGCAGGCGAAGTGCTTGGCCGCCGTGTCTGCGTTGCCGGCCCGTTTATGGCGCCGTAATGGTGATGGCGCTCAGCACGACCGAAGTTTCTCCAGGCGGCTCATTGACCGGCCGCGGCTGGCCATCCGCCCCCACGATGCGCAGTACCAGGCGGTACTGGCCGGCCGGCGTGGCCGGGTTCAGATTGACATCTATATCGTGGCGCACCAATTCGCCAACCTGCCACTGCGCCGGCGGATAGAGATGGAACACATCCCCCGGCCATTCCAGGCGGTCCCCCCAGACCTGTCCCCATGCATCTTCCATCCGCAGTTGGACGCGGAATTCTTCCGTCAGCGGCTGTAAGGCGCTCCAGTACAGCGTCACATGGATCCAATTGCTGGGGGGATGATAGATGTGGTCCTGCGCCGGCAGGCTGGTCCGGTCAATCTGGTAGCCGGCCAGGCGCACCCGCCCGTCGAAAGTGATGTGCGCCGGCACCGTATCGGCCGGCAGGGAGTGCAGGCGGTAGCGCACCGCGTAGCCGCGCACTGCCACGCCGGCGGGGAACTGCTCCGTCACCTGCGGATAGCGCGCCTCGAACCAGCGCCGGACGAACTGCTGGGGGTCGGGCTGTTCCTCGTGGGAGGTGACCAGCCATATCACGTCGTACAGGCCGGCCAGGCCCTCCAGGGGCGCGTTGATCTGCTCGAACGAGGTGATGTCCCCCTCAAAGGGATAGAACAGCGGCAGGCCGCGGGTATCGTAATAGCGGAAGGCCACATGGACAAACCCGGGGTGCAGGAGCACGGCATCGTTCGGGCCGGCGTGGGCGTCCACGTACGCGGTAGCGGCGCGCCACTCCTCGCGCCGGTTCTCCGGCGCCCAGTTGTCGGGCAGGGCCAGCAGTGCCACAGCCGCCCACAGCGCCAGCACGAGCTGGCCGGCCCGCCGGCGGCGCTCCATCAGCCAGGCCAGGCCGGCGCCCCATGCCAGGCAGACAAAGGGCACCACAAAGAGGAAATAGCGCGGCGCGGCGAAGACGGCCTGGTTGATGCCCAACAGGAACCCACCGATGAGCACGGGCACGCCGATGGACAGCCGGAGGAACAGCCGGCCGAGGGGCTTGCTCGTCGGCACCAGCAAGCCGGCCAGCAGGAGGGCCAGCGCGCCGGCGGAAACCGCAGAGATCCAGGATGCCGGCCAGAGGGCCTTCCAGACGGTGTACCATCCCAACAAGCGCCACATCGTGGGGAAGAACGCCTGGAAGGGGCGGCCGGGTTGTGCCTCCTGATGGGTGACGCGTAGCGCCTGCAGGGCCAGCGGGAGGAAGAGCAGAGCCACCGCGCCGAACGCGATCAGGATGGGCAGGAGCCGGCGAATGAAGGGTATTTTCTCCCTGCGCGCCGTGTACAGCACCCAGGCCAGGGCATACAGGCCCTGGAAGGGGACCAGGAAGGCGATATATAGATAGGAGTACAGGGCCAGTGTCGTCAGCACCACATAGCCGGCCCACCAGCCCCACCTTCCGCTCCGCAACCCCCGCACCATGCACCAGGTGG comes from Anaerolineae bacterium and encodes:
- a CDS encoding glycosyltransferase family 39 protein, which codes for MTTFSQPAGQLLRKLRLPETAWRLALVLLAAGALAVRLWQIGYHSLWFDEAVSVFWARQPAREILDVGFHLIRDKHPPVYYLLLHLWTHLFGYSEVSVRLMTVCFGVIMPPALAVLGKEVLGRRAGVIAGLLAVLNPFLVWYSQEVRMFVPSAALAILATWCMVRGLRSGRWGWWAGYVVLTTLALYSYLYIAFLVPFQGLYALAWVLYTARREKIPFIRRLLPILIAFGAVALLFLPLALQALRVTHQEAQPGRPFQAFFPTMWRLLGWYTVWKALWPASWISAVSAGALALLLAGLLVPTSKPLGRLFLRLSIGVPVLIGGFLLGINQAVFAAPRYFLFVVPFVCLAWGAGLAWLMERRRRAGQLVLALWAAVALLALPDNWAPENRREEWRAATAYVDAHAGPNDAVLLHPGFVHVAFRYYDTRGLPLFYPFEGDITSFEQINAPLEGLAGLYDVIWLVTSHEEQPDPQQFVRRWFEARYPQVTEQFPAGVAVRGYAVRYRLHSLPADTVPAHITFDGRVRLAGYQIDRTSLPAQDHIYHPPSNWIHVTLYWSALQPLTEEFRVQLRMEDAWGQVWGDRLEWPGDVFHLYPPAQWQVGELVRHDIDVNLNPATPAGQYRLVLRIVGADGQPRPVNEPPGETSVVLSAITITAP
- a CDS encoding sulfite exporter TauE/SafE family protein, whose amino-acid sequence is MGMVKVLGIGSGWQILLGAAAVFLAGLTYGLTGFGFALVATPVMVILLSPRVAVPAVLLMSMANGLFLLLATWRDVQPRRILLLTLAGIAATPAGAYFLAWGSAGALKCFIGAVITLFALAFLLGFQRPLRQEGPASIPVGLVSGFLNGSTGMSGPPVILFFTNQGLEKQAFRANLVAYFMALNVVTLPLYVYHGLMTRQVGLYALAALPALALGTWAGLRLSGRVNPRVFRLITLLLVLMAGVSSALSGLGIF
- a CDS encoding lamin tail domain-containing protein — its product is MSRRFTLWPLCLLVILCITAVAFARGNLLTNPDFEAGKLGWVSLAGSFEVVSSPVHGGAGAAKVRGTIAQYVDSVYAGAGYTFTAWAVKNDPAVSSVRLVLDWKDAGGNSLRRDASSPLSTNSPDYRPLTLGPVTAPAGAKRVQAILESAGSGYSYFDDAALDMTSPPPTPTATPTATATSQPAPSPTRTATSTPTPPPTPTPTALPAGALTINELAYQPAPSSGTPEAHREWAELYNALPISLDLRNFRLSDGEDTDTLPAFVLPSGGFVVIVGSRQAFLADYPGFAGLLIELGDAELGNGLNNAGDALILRDPVGRPVDALSYGDDASVFATPCPLVAAGHSLEREPAGWDTDRADDFVERETPSPGGTPAPTPTLTPTSTYTVTATPSVTPTATPSVVPSAAPSPAPTHTPTPTATATPEPTRLRCFLPLLRRG